In the Lepisosteus oculatus isolate fLepOcu1 chromosome 6, fLepOcu1.hap2, whole genome shotgun sequence genome, one interval contains:
- the oc90 gene encoding otoconin-90 isoform X2, translating to MNLTLLITLSVALQYVSASNSSSHPKVEILQTAQSLIDCLGVRFTWLQMLLDNFPALFNFMQKLKCTTKLCPRDLEDYGCSCRYEEEDRPIDDIDSCCSQHRRCYKAAAEKDCKLQPGRILLNTTCPAGNITCDASDFCEEFFCLCDKAVIECIAHSQYNSSLRHLDSSSCPVTSTVPETGDTEPTDISIEVTEPGKNVTMQSPAVSLELSTEIHEPTITSKEPSAKPTFTPTTPPSPISMQTAKGSSKLTTKETDSSQESETEGLDSPMSKAVPFFTSFLEAAGLIDLPLEPDVEECGGHSFNQYSSSGRIRQEMPILGEILHCLTGRCPHEYEMYGCYCGQEGRGRPMDELDRCCFFHQCCLEQIRMFGCRAERKLNIQVSCDNGQPACAGANMCDKLQCMCDKASAECMAGAHFNETVAVLHKQRCRGMRAPCRRRPLGSRPLAPKSDDSSEEVLQDSGGRQPAPGMWRQSSSRLVRPLNVGTTPAAQTTRMTTEVGQGVEEPEEKTDEHVQAELEKQTTAAA from the exons ATGAATTTAACACTGTTGATAACTTTGTCAGTTGCCCTTCAATACG TTTCTGCAAGCAATTCCTCTTCACATCCCAAAGTAGAAATTTTGCAGACTGCACAATCACTAATTG ACTGCCTCGGTGTCCGCTTCACCTGGCTTCAGATGCTGCTCGACAACTTCCCGGCCCTTTTTAATTTCATGCAGAAACTGAAGTGCACGACGAAGCTGTGCCCCAGagatttggaagattatggCTGTTCATGTAGATACGAAGAGGAAGACAGGCCTATTGATGACATAGACAG CTGTTGCTCTCAGCACCGTAGGTGTTACAAAGCGGCAGCTGAAAAGGACTGTAAACTACAGCCTGGAAGAATTTTACTAAACACCACCTGCCCAGCTGGAAACATCACTTGTG ATGCCTCTGATTTCTGTGAGGAATTCTTCTGCCTCTGTGACAAAGCTGTCATTGAATGCATAGCTCACTCACAATACAATTCCTCACTGAGACACTTGGACAGCTCCTCTTGTCCAGTGACATCAACAG TTCCAGAGACTGGTGATACAGAACCAACTGATATTTCCATAGAGGTGACAGAGCCTGGGAAAAACGTAACCATGCAATCACCAGCTGTTTCTTTGGAGTTGAGCACTGAGA TTCATGAACCAACTATAACAAGTAAAGAGCCTTCTGCAAAACCAACATTTACTCCAACAACACCACCAAGTCCGATCTCCATGCAAACTGCGAAGGGCAGTAGCAAACTTACAACAAAGGAAACGGACAGTTCACAGGAATCTGAAACAGAAG GGTTGGATTCGCCCATGTCAAAAGCTGTACCATTTTTTACCTCATTTCTGGAAGCAGCAGGCCTAATTGATTTACCACTGGAGCCTGACGTTGAAG AATGCGGCGGTCACTCCTTTAACCAGTATAGCTCCAGTGGCAGGATTCGCCAGGAGATGCCCATTCTGGGTGAGATCCTCCATTGCCTGACTGGGCGGTGTCCACATGAGTATGAGATGTATGGCTGTTATTGTGGACAGGAAGGAAGAGGTCGACCCATGGATGAACTTGACAG GTGCTGCTTCTTCCACCAGTGTTGTCTGGAACAAATCAGGATGTTTGGCTGTCGGGCAGAACGCAAGCTTAACATCCAAGTCAGCTGTGACAATGGGCAACCTGCAT GTGCCGGTGCCAACATGTGTGACAAGCTCCAGTGCATGTGTGACAAAGCCAGTGCAGAGTGCATGGCGGGGGCCCATTTCAACGAAACGGTGGCCGTCTTGCACAAGCAGAGATGCCGTGGCATGAGAGCACCCTGCAGGCGCCGGCCATTGGGGAGTCGGCCCTTGGCCCCAAAGTCAGACGACTCCAGCGAGGAAGTACTGCAGGACAGTGGCGGACGCCAGCCAGCACCGGGAATGTggaggcagtctagctcgcgcCTTGTGAGGCCTCTAAATGTTGGCACCACACCTGCAGCCCAGACCACACGGATGACCACAGAGGTGGGCCAGGGAGTGGAGGAACCCGAAGAGAAGACTGACGAACATGTCCAGGCTGAGCTGGAAAAACAAACCACAGCAGCTGCCTGA
- the oc90 gene encoding otoconin-90 isoform X1, which translates to MNLTLLITLSVALQYVSASNSSSHPKVEILQTAQSLIDCLGVRFTWLQMLLDNFPALFNFMQKLKCTTKLCPRDLEDYGCSCRYEEEDRPIDDIDSCCSQHRRCYKAAAEKDCKLQPGRILLNTTCPAGNITCDASDFCEEFFCLCDKAVIECIAHSQYNSSLRHLDSSSCPVTSTEFPDTIAVTIVALTEAVPETGDTEPTDISIEVTEPGKNVTMQSPAVSLELSTEIHEPTITSKEPSAKPTFTPTTPPSPISMQTAKGSSKLTTKETDSSQESETEGLDSPMSKAVPFFTSFLEAAGLIDLPLEPDVEECGGHSFNQYSSSGRIRQEMPILGEILHCLTGRCPHEYEMYGCYCGQEGRGRPMDELDRCCFFHQCCLEQIRMFGCRAERKLNIQVSCDNGQPACAGANMCDKLQCMCDKASAECMAGAHFNETVAVLHKQRCRGMRAPCRRRPLGSRPLAPKSDDSSEEVLQDSGGRQPAPGMWRQSSSRLVRPLNVGTTPAAQTTRMTTEVGQGVEEPEEKTDEHVQAELEKQTTAAA; encoded by the exons ATGAATTTAACACTGTTGATAACTTTGTCAGTTGCCCTTCAATACG TTTCTGCAAGCAATTCCTCTTCACATCCCAAAGTAGAAATTTTGCAGACTGCACAATCACTAATTG ACTGCCTCGGTGTCCGCTTCACCTGGCTTCAGATGCTGCTCGACAACTTCCCGGCCCTTTTTAATTTCATGCAGAAACTGAAGTGCACGACGAAGCTGTGCCCCAGagatttggaagattatggCTGTTCATGTAGATACGAAGAGGAAGACAGGCCTATTGATGACATAGACAG CTGTTGCTCTCAGCACCGTAGGTGTTACAAAGCGGCAGCTGAAAAGGACTGTAAACTACAGCCTGGAAGAATTTTACTAAACACCACCTGCCCAGCTGGAAACATCACTTGTG ATGCCTCTGATTTCTGTGAGGAATTCTTCTGCCTCTGTGACAAAGCTGTCATTGAATGCATAGCTCACTCACAATACAATTCCTCACTGAGACACTTGGACAGCTCCTCTTGTCCAGTGACATCAACAG AATTTCCTGATACCATTGCTGTAACCATTGTGGCCCTAACTGAAGCTG TTCCAGAGACTGGTGATACAGAACCAACTGATATTTCCATAGAGGTGACAGAGCCTGGGAAAAACGTAACCATGCAATCACCAGCTGTTTCTTTGGAGTTGAGCACTGAGA TTCATGAACCAACTATAACAAGTAAAGAGCCTTCTGCAAAACCAACATTTACTCCAACAACACCACCAAGTCCGATCTCCATGCAAACTGCGAAGGGCAGTAGCAAACTTACAACAAAGGAAACGGACAGTTCACAGGAATCTGAAACAGAAG GGTTGGATTCGCCCATGTCAAAAGCTGTACCATTTTTTACCTCATTTCTGGAAGCAGCAGGCCTAATTGATTTACCACTGGAGCCTGACGTTGAAG AATGCGGCGGTCACTCCTTTAACCAGTATAGCTCCAGTGGCAGGATTCGCCAGGAGATGCCCATTCTGGGTGAGATCCTCCATTGCCTGACTGGGCGGTGTCCACATGAGTATGAGATGTATGGCTGTTATTGTGGACAGGAAGGAAGAGGTCGACCCATGGATGAACTTGACAG GTGCTGCTTCTTCCACCAGTGTTGTCTGGAACAAATCAGGATGTTTGGCTGTCGGGCAGAACGCAAGCTTAACATCCAAGTCAGCTGTGACAATGGGCAACCTGCAT GTGCCGGTGCCAACATGTGTGACAAGCTCCAGTGCATGTGTGACAAAGCCAGTGCAGAGTGCATGGCGGGGGCCCATTTCAACGAAACGGTGGCCGTCTTGCACAAGCAGAGATGCCGTGGCATGAGAGCACCCTGCAGGCGCCGGCCATTGGGGAGTCGGCCCTTGGCCCCAAAGTCAGACGACTCCAGCGAGGAAGTACTGCAGGACAGTGGCGGACGCCAGCCAGCACCGGGAATGTggaggcagtctagctcgcgcCTTGTGAGGCCTCTAAATGTTGGCACCACACCTGCAGCCCAGACCACACGGATGACCACAGAGGTGGGCCAGGGAGTGGAGGAACCCGAAGAGAAGACTGACGAACATGTCCAGGCTGAGCTGGAAAAACAAACCACAGCAGCTGCCTGA